Proteins encoded within one genomic window of Paraglaciecola psychrophila 170:
- a CDS encoding UDP-N-acetylmuramoyl-tripeptide--D-alanyl-D-alanine ligase, translated as MIPVSLSWVAEQVNGQLIAQHKQDLIIKGVSTDTRSILPTDLFLALQGPNFDGHKFVKQAEDKGAVGLILSRKVETRLPYILVADTTIALGLLGAAVKAKVAPKTVGITGSSGKTTVREMVAAILSHRGKVLATKGNLNNDLGVPMTLLRLEQQHEFAVIEMGANHLGEIAYTSNLVKPDVATIVNAAAAHLEGFGSLLGVARAKSEIFKGLSEKEGLAVVNADSQFADYWMGKLKYNNVQTFSASKQADVYSENIILGLDGCAQFELVTPIGRIAISLSLPGAHNVSNALVSASLALHVGATLEDVRDGLRTMPHVAGRLHVKQLTNQVKILDDTYNANVGSVNAAIDLLSSFAGIKILVLGDMAELGEKARYYHEKVGEYAKLKGIDKLYTLGVLSQSASDVFTDNGRHFSRLEQMVECINQQTMPEKCDISILVKGSRSARMELVVKALEESPLGKLERFRERMAC; from the coding sequence ATGATCCCGGTTTCACTATCCTGGGTGGCTGAACAGGTTAATGGGCAGTTAATAGCTCAACATAAGCAGGATTTGATCATCAAAGGTGTCAGTACTGATACTAGAAGTATTTTACCTACTGATCTGTTTTTGGCTCTACAAGGCCCCAATTTTGATGGGCATAAGTTTGTCAAACAAGCTGAAGATAAAGGTGCTGTTGGGTTGATTTTATCACGTAAGGTTGAAACTCGGCTTCCCTATATTTTGGTTGCAGACACCACTATCGCTTTAGGTTTATTGGGCGCTGCGGTGAAAGCCAAAGTTGCACCAAAAACAGTGGGTATTACTGGTAGTAGTGGTAAAACAACCGTCAGAGAAATGGTTGCCGCTATCTTATCGCATCGTGGCAAGGTACTGGCCACCAAAGGTAATTTGAATAATGACCTTGGTGTGCCAATGACATTGCTAAGACTAGAGCAGCAACATGAGTTTGCTGTCATTGAAATGGGTGCCAATCATTTAGGTGAAATTGCTTACACCAGTAATTTAGTTAAACCTGATGTTGCTACAATCGTTAATGCTGCTGCCGCACACTTAGAAGGTTTTGGAAGTTTGCTTGGAGTGGCAAGAGCAAAAAGCGAAATATTTAAAGGTTTATCTGAAAAAGAAGGCTTAGCCGTAGTCAACGCAGATAGTCAATTTGCGGATTATTGGATGGGTAAACTTAAGTATAATAACGTACAAACCTTTTCTGCGTCAAAACAAGCCGATGTATATTCAGAAAACATTATTCTGGGTTTGGACGGCTGTGCGCAATTTGAATTAGTCACACCTATTGGGCGCATCGCTATCAGTCTATCTTTACCTGGTGCACATAATGTGAGTAATGCTTTGGTTTCTGCTTCGTTGGCTTTACACGTGGGAGCTACTCTAGAAGATGTACGTGATGGTTTGCGAACTATGCCTCATGTTGCGGGTCGTTTGCATGTGAAACAACTGACCAATCAGGTGAAAATTTTAGATGACACCTACAACGCGAATGTAGGCTCTGTGAATGCGGCAATCGACTTGTTATCTAGTTTTGCAGGCATAAAAATATTAGTACTTGGTGATATGGCTGAGCTGGGCGAAAAGGCTCGTTATTACCATGAAAAAGTCGGAGAATATGCCAAACTAAAAGGTATTGATAAACTGTATACACTGGGTGTGTTAAGTCAAAGCGCTAGTGATGTGTTTACCGATAACGGTCGCCACTTTAGTCGCTTAGAACAGATGGTTGAATGTATTAACCAACAAACAATGCCAGAAAAATGTGATATTAGCATTTTGGTTAAAGGTTCTCGCAGTGCGCGAATGGAACTAGTAGTCAAAGCCTTGGAGGAATCCCCATTGGGAAAGCTTGAACGGTTTAGGGAGCGAATGGCATGCTGA
- the mraY gene encoding phospho-N-acetylmuramoyl-pentapeptide-transferase: MLIWLADWLQQFDTGFRVFSYLTLRAILSTLTALLIAVIIGPKMIRWLQRMQIGQTIRDDGPESHLAKSGTPTMGGLLILAAIVSSVLLWSDLTNRYVWVTLFVLVSFGAIGFVDDYRKVIRKDAKGLIARWKYFWQSVIAIAVAFYLYSSQQNPAETALLLPFFKDVMPQMGMLFMVVTYFVIVGTSNAVNLTDGLDGLAIVPVILVAGAFAIFAYVTGNINFSAYLHIPYLPLTSELVIVCTAIVGAGLGFLWFNTYPAQVFMGDVGSLALGGTLGILAVLVRQEIVLFIMGGIFVVETLSVILQVGSFKLRGKRIFRMAPIHHHYELKGWPEPRVIVRFWIISLMLVLVGLATLKLR; encoded by the coding sequence ATGCTGATATGGTTAGCCGACTGGTTACAGCAGTTTGATACGGGCTTCCGAGTATTCTCGTATTTGACTTTGCGTGCGATATTAAGCACTCTAACCGCCTTACTTATTGCTGTGATTATCGGACCAAAAATGATCCGTTGGTTGCAGCGCATGCAAATTGGCCAAACTATTCGTGACGATGGCCCAGAATCCCATTTGGCAAAATCAGGTACACCGACTATGGGCGGGTTGCTTATTTTGGCCGCCATTGTGTCTAGTGTGTTGTTGTGGAGTGATTTGACCAATAGGTACGTATGGGTCACTTTATTTGTTTTAGTGAGTTTTGGTGCCATCGGTTTCGTGGATGATTATCGTAAAGTTATCCGTAAAGACGCCAAAGGTTTAATTGCTCGTTGGAAGTATTTTTGGCAATCAGTGATTGCTATTGCTGTCGCTTTCTACTTGTATTCAAGCCAACAAAATCCAGCTGAAACGGCTCTGTTATTACCATTTTTTAAAGACGTTATGCCGCAAATGGGCATGTTATTTATGGTCGTTACCTATTTCGTTATTGTTGGAACAAGTAACGCAGTGAATCTGACTGACGGTTTGGATGGGCTAGCAATTGTACCTGTTATCTTGGTTGCAGGGGCTTTTGCCATATTTGCCTATGTAACAGGTAATATCAATTTCTCTGCTTACCTGCATATACCTTATCTACCTCTTACCAGTGAGTTAGTGATTGTGTGCACGGCGATAGTCGGCGCTGGTTTAGGATTCTTGTGGTTTAACACTTATCCGGCACAAGTTTTTATGGGCGATGTTGGCTCTTTAGCATTAGGCGGAACATTAGGGATATTAGCTGTACTCGTTCGCCAAGAAATCGTTTTATTTATTATGGGCGGCATATTTGTTGTTGAAACATTGTCGGTTATTTTACAAGTTGGGTCGTTCAAATTGCGTGGTAAACGTATTTTTAGAATGGCGCCAATACACCATCACTATGAACTTAAAGGCTGGCCTGAACCGCGCGTTATCGTGCGCTTTTGGATCATTTCTCTGATGTTAGTGTTAGTGGGATTAGCCACCTTGAAATTACGTTGA
- the murD gene encoding UDP-N-acetylmuramoyl-L-alanine--D-glutamate ligase, which yields MKKFSLVNKNAVVVGMGLTGLSCVRFLLTKGAKVTAMDSRSELTLSLDVPLILGMFDTRKLTAADLIIISPGVDVNTPAIQQAIEAGVHVIGDIELFAQFNSCPVIAITGSNGKSTVTHLVADMCKAAGKKVLMGGNIGVPVLDLLEQTADVIVLELSSFQLETTYSLMPQVATVLNITEDHLDRHGDLATYQKIKLSIYQNSQFMVCNREDILSYPINAKATMTYGLSQSSSGFSWDKEQANILLDEHFFLDSKHCLLVGAHNMLNIQAAAALAKVFGIDDDSIRQGAQQFGGLPHRCQTVAMLNNVRWINDSKATNVGATLAAINGLVSNIKGKLILIAGGEGKGADFSVMAECLTQSVGLLITLGKDGDKIACLHPDNIKVQTIQEAVLVAAKHSQVGDVVLLSPACASLDMFVSYQQRGDCFADAVKALPA from the coding sequence GTGAAAAAGTTTTCGTTAGTTAATAAAAATGCTGTTGTAGTAGGAATGGGCCTTACGGGCTTATCTTGCGTGCGTTTTTTGTTAACTAAAGGCGCCAAGGTGACTGCCATGGATAGCCGCAGTGAATTAACACTTAGCTTAGATGTACCATTGATTTTAGGTATGTTTGATACACGTAAATTGACTGCAGCAGATTTGATAATAATCAGTCCGGGTGTTGATGTAAATACTCCGGCTATTCAGCAAGCTATTGAAGCTGGTGTGCATGTGATTGGAGACATTGAGTTATTCGCGCAGTTTAATAGTTGTCCGGTAATAGCTATTACCGGTTCAAACGGTAAGTCTACAGTTACTCACCTAGTTGCGGATATGTGTAAAGCAGCCGGTAAAAAAGTTTTGATGGGCGGTAATATAGGTGTGCCTGTTCTGGATTTGTTAGAGCAAACGGCCGATGTTATTGTGCTTGAGTTATCCAGTTTTCAATTAGAAACCACCTATTCCTTGATGCCACAAGTGGCGACGGTATTAAACATTACCGAAGATCATTTAGACCGCCATGGTGACTTAGCAACGTACCAGAAAATTAAACTCAGCATATATCAAAACAGCCAATTTATGGTGTGTAATAGAGAAGATATTTTATCCTATCCAATTAACGCAAAAGCCACCATGACGTATGGTCTATCACAAAGTAGCAGCGGTTTTTCTTGGGATAAAGAGCAAGCCAATATCTTGCTAGATGAACACTTTTTCTTAGACAGTAAACATTGTTTATTAGTGGGCGCGCACAACATGTTAAACATACAAGCTGCCGCTGCCTTGGCTAAAGTGTTTGGCATAGACGATGACAGTATTCGTCAAGGCGCGCAGCAATTTGGCGGTTTGCCACATAGATGCCAAACCGTGGCCATGTTAAATAATGTACGTTGGATCAACGATTCTAAAGCGACCAATGTTGGTGCTACTTTAGCTGCTATTAATGGTTTGGTTAGTAATATTAAAGGCAAGTTGATACTGATTGCAGGCGGGGAGGGCAAAGGGGCAGACTTCTCTGTGATGGCCGAATGTTTAACTCAATCTGTAGGTTTACTGATAACCCTTGGCAAAGACGGTGATAAAATCGCCTGTTTGCACCCAGATAATATTAAGGTACAAACCATTCAAGAAGCCGTTTTGGTAGCGGCTAAACACAGTCAGGTAGGGGATGTTGTATTGCTTTCACCTGCTTGTGCCAGTTTAGATATGTTTGTTAGTTACCAGCAACGCGGCGACTGTTTTGCCGATGCTGTGAAGGCGCTACCAGCATGA
- the ftsW gene encoding cell division protein FtsW: protein MSSITENKINSIKQLFMSKHDETQAPIKADIQPYDHSLILLAIALLSIGLVVVTSASMPVADRLFGNPFHFAIRHGIYVVLAMISAMIVMQIPMRWWRMSNVWLLLLTVVLLISVLVIGRSVNGSTRWLVLGPITIQAAEPAKLFFFCYLAGYLVRRHEEVTDNLKGFIKPLVVFFALALLLLLQPDLGTVVVMLFTTIGLLFLAGAKLWQFFSLAIAGTLAVVLLIVFEEYRVRRITSFLDPWADPFGSGYQLTQSLMAYGRGDVFGQGLGNSLQKLEYLPEAHTDFIMAILAEEFGFAGVLTVLVIMLVIVMKAMAMGNAALRRERPFEAYLAYSIGIWFSLQTTVNVGASAGVLPTKGLTFPLLSYGGSSLIVMSVAVAILIRIDFEMRVDGIQAINKAGAAKGKKRILVRKAKQEVNMVIEDVIDESQLESSTNAKVGGLHD from the coding sequence ATGAGTTCAATAACTGAAAACAAGATCAATTCTATTAAACAACTATTTATGTCCAAGCATGACGAAACACAGGCACCTATAAAAGCCGATATTCAGCCATATGATCACTCACTGATACTCCTAGCTATTGCTTTGTTATCGATAGGGTTAGTGGTGGTGACGTCAGCCTCAATGCCGGTAGCAGATAGACTGTTTGGTAATCCATTTCACTTTGCTATTCGCCATGGAATTTATGTGGTGCTGGCGATGATTTCAGCCATGATTGTTATGCAAATACCGATGCGCTGGTGGCGTATGAGTAATGTGTGGTTACTACTGCTAACTGTGGTTTTATTGATTTCAGTATTGGTCATAGGTCGGAGCGTAAATGGCAGTACTCGTTGGTTGGTCTTAGGACCCATAACTATACAAGCCGCAGAACCTGCCAAGTTGTTTTTCTTCTGTTACTTAGCAGGGTATTTAGTGCGCAGGCACGAAGAAGTGACGGACAATCTAAAAGGTTTTATCAAACCTTTAGTGGTGTTTTTTGCCCTCGCCCTGTTACTTTTATTACAACCCGACTTAGGCACTGTAGTGGTTATGCTGTTTACCACTATTGGCCTATTGTTTTTAGCTGGTGCTAAACTTTGGCAATTTTTTAGTTTAGCTATTGCTGGTACTTTAGCGGTGGTGCTACTCATTGTTTTTGAAGAATATAGAGTACGACGTATTACATCTTTCCTCGACCCATGGGCAGACCCTTTTGGTAGCGGTTATCAACTGACTCAATCATTGATGGCATATGGTCGTGGTGATGTGTTCGGCCAAGGTTTAGGAAATAGTTTACAGAAGCTCGAATACCTACCTGAAGCTCATACTGATTTTATTATGGCTATCTTGGCTGAAGAGTTTGGTTTTGCAGGCGTTTTAACGGTATTAGTCATTATGCTAGTTATTGTTATGAAAGCCATGGCAATGGGGAATGCAGCGTTACGCAGAGAGCGCCCATTTGAAGCTTATTTGGCTTATTCGATTGGTATCTGGTTTAGTCTACAGACAACGGTCAATGTAGGTGCCAGTGCAGGTGTCTTACCCACTAAAGGTTTGACCTTTCCTTTACTCAGTTACGGCGGCTCAAGTCTAATAGTCATGTCAGTCGCAGTGGCCATCTTAATACGTATCGATTTTGAAATGCGGGTCGATGGTATTCAAGCCATCAACAAAGCGGGCGCTGCGAAAGGTAAAAAAAGAATCTTAGTCAGAAAAGCAAAACAAGAAGTCAACATGGTTATCGAGGATGTAATTGATGAGTCTCAATTAGAGTCATCAACCAATGCAAAAGTTGGAGGTCTTCATGACTAA
- the murG gene encoding undecaprenyldiphospho-muramoylpentapeptide beta-N-acetylglucosaminyltransferase produces MTKRLLVMAGGTGGHVFPGLAVASELVAQNWQIHWLGTSGRMEAQIVPQAGYPISFIDVVGVRKNGIATLLLAPFKTIKATIQAHQVIKQFKPDVVIGMGGFASGPGGVAAWFNRLPLILHEQNAVPGLTNKLLSRLAKKVLTGFDKTFPEQILNQTGKYAWVGNPVRSEFAILPEKHTIDLPLNLLVVGGSLGAQVLNETVPLALANIKQINVHHQTGAGHLDTVKTAYTQQGIAEDSYKITEFIGDIPAAYAWADLVICRAGALTVAEVAAAGVPAIFVPLPYAVDDHQTKNAQILVELQAADLLPQSELSVEQLCSLLQKYVQSPNTLIEMGKRAKTVARFDAAKDVAHCCIKLSEREK; encoded by the coding sequence ATGACTAAACGTTTACTGGTTATGGCTGGCGGCACTGGCGGCCATGTTTTCCCAGGTTTAGCTGTCGCTTCTGAACTGGTTGCTCAAAACTGGCAAATTCATTGGTTGGGTACATCTGGCCGTATGGAAGCCCAGATTGTGCCGCAAGCGGGTTATCCGATCAGTTTTATTGATGTAGTTGGGGTGCGTAAAAATGGAATTGCAACTTTATTACTAGCACCCTTCAAAACTATTAAAGCAACCATACAAGCTCATCAGGTGATTAAACAATTTAAACCTGATGTAGTGATTGGTATGGGCGGCTTTGCAAGTGGACCCGGTGGAGTGGCGGCTTGGTTTAATCGATTACCTCTGATCTTACATGAACAAAATGCGGTGCCAGGGTTGACAAATAAACTGTTGTCGCGACTCGCTAAAAAAGTACTAACCGGGTTTGATAAAACCTTTCCAGAGCAAATCTTAAACCAAACTGGTAAATATGCTTGGGTTGGCAATCCTGTGCGCAGTGAGTTTGCAATTTTACCGGAAAAACACACCATTGATTTACCTCTTAATCTATTGGTAGTTGGTGGAAGTCTAGGTGCGCAGGTGTTAAATGAAACAGTGCCTTTGGCGCTGGCTAATATAAAACAGATTAATGTTCATCACCAAACTGGGGCTGGGCATTTAGACACAGTAAAAACCGCGTATACCCAACAAGGTATTGCCGAAGACTCTTATAAAATCACCGAGTTTATCGGCGATATCCCGGCAGCGTATGCTTGGGCTGATTTGGTGATTTGCCGAGCGGGGGCCTTAACTGTGGCTGAAGTGGCAGCAGCTGGTGTGCCGGCAATTTTTGTACCTTTACCTTACGCGGTAGATGATCATCAAACGAAAAATGCGCAAATTTTAGTCGAGTTACAAGCAGCTGATTTGTTACCTCAAAGTGAGCTATCAGTAGAACAGCTATGTTCATTACTGCAAAAATATGTGCAATCACCCAATACACTAATAGAAATGGGTAAACGTGCCAAGACCGTTGCCCGTTTTGATGCCGCTAAAGATGTTGCGCATTGTTGTATTAAATTAAGCGAGCGAGAAAAATGA
- the murC gene encoding UDP-N-acetylmuramate--L-alanine ligase translates to MKTDTPAHYHVPEMRRIKHIHFVGIGGAGMGGIAEVLLNEGYNISGSDRQANGMTQRLEELGATIYFGHLASNIELANVVVVSSAIDQSNPEISAANEKRIPVIRRAEMLAELMRFRHGIAVAGTHGKTTTTSLISTIFAEAKLDPTFVIGGLLNSAGTNARLGDSQYLIAEADESDASFVHLQPMVSVVTNIEADHMETYQGDFQKMQDTYIDFLHNLPFYGLAVLCIDDPVIQKLLPRVGRKYITYGVSEQADVRAVNIHLGFNQSSFDVLRENLPPLTVRVNIPGQHNVLNSLAAIAVASDEGLEDKYIVGALAGFSGIGRRFEILGDYATSKGQAILVDDYGHHPTEVAATIAVARNNWPDRRLVMAYQPHRFTRTRDLYEDFVKVLSQVDVLLLLEVYSAGEDAIDGADSRSLCRSIRQRGQLEPIYVSNITELPKLLSESLNDQDIVLTQGAGNIGQIAKFLQTSKLEPTLLSKGLEQ, encoded by the coding sequence ATGAAGACAGATACTCCAGCCCATTACCATGTGCCTGAGATGCGTAGGATTAAACATATCCATTTTGTGGGCATTGGTGGTGCGGGCATGGGCGGAATTGCCGAAGTATTACTTAACGAAGGTTATAATATTTCTGGCTCTGATCGTCAGGCGAACGGTATGACCCAAAGATTAGAGGAACTGGGGGCTACCATCTATTTTGGACACCTTGCGAGTAATATTGAGTTAGCAAACGTAGTGGTGGTATCCAGCGCTATTGACCAAAGCAACCCTGAAATAAGTGCGGCTAACGAAAAGCGCATTCCAGTGATACGCCGAGCGGAAATGTTGGCTGAATTGATGCGTTTTCGCCATGGTATTGCCGTTGCGGGGACCCACGGAAAAACCACGACGACTAGCTTAATTTCAACTATTTTTGCAGAGGCTAAACTCGATCCTACTTTTGTGATTGGCGGCTTGCTAAATAGCGCAGGTACTAATGCTAGATTAGGTGATAGCCAATATCTTATCGCCGAAGCTGATGAAAGCGACGCATCTTTTGTGCATCTGCAACCTATGGTCTCAGTGGTAACAAATATCGAAGCAGATCATATGGAAACTTACCAAGGTGATTTCCAGAAGATGCAGGACACCTACATTGATTTTTTACATAACTTACCTTTCTACGGATTAGCTGTGTTGTGTATTGATGATCCGGTAATTCAAAAGTTGTTACCAAGGGTGGGTCGAAAATACATAACCTATGGCGTATCTGAGCAAGCCGATGTGCGCGCAGTCAATATTCATTTAGGTTTTAATCAAAGTTCCTTTGATGTGTTGCGAGAAAATTTACCGCCACTGACTGTCAGGGTTAACATCCCTGGGCAGCATAACGTGCTGAATTCTCTAGCTGCTATTGCCGTTGCAAGTGATGAAGGACTAGAAGATAAATATATAGTGGGGGCGTTGGCTGGATTTTCTGGAATTGGACGACGCTTCGAAATTTTGGGTGACTACGCCACTTCCAAAGGGCAGGCTATTTTAGTCGATGATTATGGACATCACCCAACAGAAGTTGCAGCCACTATAGCCGTGGCTAGAAATAACTGGCCAGACAGACGATTAGTTATGGCTTATCAGCCTCACCGTTTTACGCGAACCCGAGACTTGTATGAAGACTTTGTTAAAGTGTTGTCGCAGGTAGATGTACTGCTCTTACTCGAAGTTTATTCTGCAGGCGAAGATGCGATTGATGGTGCAGATAGCCGCTCATTATGCCGTTCAATTCGTCAACGTGGACAACTCGAGCCTATTTACGTGTCAAATATTACGGAACTACCTAAATTGTTATCTGAAAGCCTCAACGATCAAGATATTGTGTTGACACAAGGTGCTGGCAACATTGGCCAAATCGCCAAGTTTCTACAAACTAGTAAATTAGAACCCACATTACTAAGTAAAGGGTTAGAGCAGTGA
- a CDS encoding D-alanine--D-alanine ligase — protein sequence MNPKDYGKVAVMLGGSSAEREVSLNSGKAVLCGLLEMGVDAHVFDPAEQPLTQLLAEKFERVVIMLHGRGGEDGSLQGALQQLNLPYSGSGVLGSALCMDKIRSKQVWQSLGLPTAIYKIADKRSFDAGSCKAIMAELGNEVMVKPAQEGSSIGMAKVNSALQLEIAIQDAFKYDDKVLIEQFVHGSEYTVSILNGKALPSISMSTPRVFYDYAAKYQADSTVYSCPSGLPDALEIMLGELALDAFDALAGSGWGRVDFMQDKLGRFYLLEANTVPGMTEKSLLPMAAKEAGLSFAELSLSVLATADVVR from the coding sequence ATGAATCCTAAAGACTATGGAAAAGTCGCGGTCATGTTGGGCGGCTCATCTGCTGAAAGAGAGGTATCACTGAATTCGGGTAAAGCCGTGCTATGCGGGTTGTTAGAAATGGGAGTTGACGCTCACGTTTTCGACCCTGCAGAGCAGCCTTTAACCCAGCTATTGGCTGAAAAGTTTGAGCGTGTGGTGATCATGTTACATGGCCGTGGTGGTGAAGATGGTTCACTCCAAGGGGCATTGCAGCAGCTTAATTTACCTTATTCTGGAAGTGGTGTTTTAGGCTCTGCGTTGTGTATGGATAAAATTCGCAGCAAGCAGGTGTGGCAAAGTTTGGGACTTCCTACAGCTATTTATAAAATAGCTGATAAAAGAAGCTTTGATGCGGGATCATGCAAGGCTATAATGGCTGAACTGGGAAATGAGGTAATGGTCAAACCTGCGCAGGAAGGGTCTAGCATAGGTATGGCGAAAGTGAATAGTGCGCTACAACTAGAAATAGCCATTCAAGACGCGTTTAAATACGATGATAAGGTCTTGATAGAACAATTCGTTCATGGTTCTGAATATACCGTTAGCATACTGAATGGCAAAGCTCTGCCATCGATTAGTATGTCCACTCCCCGTGTTTTTTATGATTATGCAGCGAAATATCAAGCGGATAGCACTGTGTATAGTTGCCCCAGTGGTTTGCCCGATGCGTTAGAAATCATGTTGGGTGAGTTAGCACTAGATGCATTTGATGCATTGGCTGGATCAGGTTGGGGGCGGGTGGATTTTATGCAAGATAAACTTGGTCGTTTTTATTTGTTAGAAGCGAACACGGTGCCAGGCATGACTGAAAAAAGTTTATTGCCAATGGCAGCTAAAGAGGCTGGTTTAAGTTTTGCTGAATTGTCTTTGTCTGTTCTGGCAACAGCGGATGTGGTGAGATGA
- a CDS encoding cell division protein FtsQ/DivIB, whose amino-acid sequence MSEFPKLVNLRKNSHLLMGLTFFICLMSLLAFAVVKLNAWLEDEQQAPVQDIVVSGELIFIDIKYIEMLIKRTQPGSFFELDVNQTHQTVEAMPWVYRASVRKRWPSGLEIFVVEQQPSAVWNGDMLLNQYGDAFDAQISSDELNSKITLPNLYGPGGSEQTVLQGYRNMQSLLETSNLYIVEMFLSERFAWNVELNNGIKLNLGRTEFIDRLQRFVDLLPLISQQDRQVDYVDLRYDTGLAVGWKTFVKAA is encoded by the coding sequence ATGAGCGAATTCCCCAAATTAGTTAATCTTCGTAAAAATTCTCATTTATTGATGGGATTGACGTTTTTTATCTGTTTGATGAGTTTGTTAGCTTTTGCGGTAGTCAAACTTAATGCTTGGTTAGAAGATGAACAACAAGCGCCAGTGCAAGATATTGTGGTTTCAGGTGAACTCATTTTTATTGATATTAAGTATATAGAAATGTTGATAAAACGAACCCAACCAGGAAGCTTTTTTGAGTTAGATGTGAATCAAACCCATCAAACGGTTGAAGCTATGCCATGGGTTTACCGGGCGTCGGTTAGAAAACGTTGGCCTAGTGGTTTAGAAATTTTTGTGGTTGAGCAACAACCTTCTGCTGTTTGGAATGGCGATATGTTGCTTAATCAATATGGTGACGCATTTGATGCGCAAATTAGTAGTGACGAGCTGAATTCGAAAATAACGCTGCCTAATTTATATGGACCAGGTGGAAGTGAACAGACCGTATTACAGGGATACCGTAATATGCAGTCATTATTAGAGACGTCCAATTTATATATTGTAGAAATGTTTTTAAGCGAACGTTTTGCTTGGAATGTTGAACTGAACAATGGGATTAAATTGAATTTAGGACGCACTGAATTTATTGACAGATTACAGCGATTTGTGGATTTATTACCGCTAATTTCGCAACAAGACAGACAGGTGGATTATGTTGACTTGCGTTATGACACAGGTTTAGCCGTAGGCTGGAAAACCTTTGTTAAAGCTGCATAA